A segment of the Salmo trutta chromosome 3, fSalTru1.1, whole genome shotgun sequence genome:
ttggaatagattcctgttggaacgttccacaaattatacccacccggcttgaaatcataaacagcttgaaacacagcgaagagctgctggcaaaatgcacaaaagtgctgtctgaatgaatgcttacgagaaGCTGCAGATACACCCTCCAGCTCCTCTCCggaacacctgctcgtcgaacatctcattccaaaatcatggccattaatatggagttggtcccctctttgctgctataacagcctccactcttctgggaaggctttccactagaagttggaacattgctgcggggacttgcttccattcagtcacgagcattagtgaggtcgggcactgatgttgggcgattaggcctggctcgcagttggcccCATCAAACATCACAAAGGTGTTtgttggggttgaggtcagggctctttgcaggccagtcaagttcttccacaccgatctcaacaaaccatttctgcatggacctctttgtgcacgggggcattgtcatgctgaaacagaaaagcgccttccctaaactgtttccacaaagttggaagcacagaatcgtctagaatgtcattgtatgctgtagaattaagatttcccttcactggaacaaaggggcctagcccaatccatgaaaaacagccagagaccattattcctcctccaccaccaaactttcATCCATctaactgccagatggtgaagcgtgattcatcactccagagaacacgtttccactgctccagagtccaatggcagcaagctttacaccacagcagccgacgcttggcattgcacatggtgatcttcggcttgtgtgaggctgctcggccatagaaacccatgtcacgaagctcctgacgaacagttcttgtgttgatgttgcttccagagacagtttaaACTCGGTggggagtgttgcaaccgaggacaggcgatgTTTACGCACTACGGCGGTCCAGTTtactgagcttgtgtggcctaacaattcgcggctgagccgttgtttctcctagacgtttccacatcacaataacagcacttagttgaccagggcagctctagcaggatagaaatttgatgaactgactgacttgttggaaaggtggcatcctatgacggtgccacgttgaaagtcactgagctcttcaggaaggccattctactgcagatgtttgtctatggagattgcatggctgtgtgctcgattttctagacctgtcagcaactggtttggctgaaatagccgaatccaataATGTGAAGGGATGTCCACCtacttttgtatatagtgtaCTTACAAATGGTTGTCATCCTCTTCAGTCCATGATTTTAATTCTTCCTTAAAACAATGGTATAACTTAGTTTACTTTAGGTGAATCAATGTAAGTGGTGCTATTGTCGAGGAAGTGCTGTAAGTTATTAGTATAAATGTTTTTGTGAGAATGTAGCTGACAAAGGACAGAACACAAGTTATTTTCGTCAGAGATGTATACAGTCCATCCAACAAATAGCTCCTACACGAACATATACTGCGAATTTCTATTCCGGGACAGTATCTCATCTACGATCTCAATACAAAAAAGTAAGAAAGAAAAACAAACGAATAtaaattgtttttgttgtttttcttttgGTTCGGTCCCTGTACATAATTCccttttaaaaaaataattaaaaacaaagCTTACAGACGACTAATatgtaattatgttgcagctgCATCAAATCTGCTGCATGGTCCTTCACCGCCCTCGCCTGGTGAAAATAGAGAAATGAAGCGGAAGAAGACTAACTTTCCCATGATTCTTAGCGTCGTGCATGTCTGCATTTGTTTTAAaaatggaggagagggaaagaagaggagacgaacaacaaaaatgtccagaatcagaaaagaaagagagagaatcaacaagTGCTTCAGATGCAACCGAACATACGGCAGAAGAAGAAGATGATATCGCGGCAAAGTTGGACGTCACCTCCGAGAAATTTGACCCCCTCCTGGCGCTATACTCGACTACAGTGCCTCTTCCATACCCAAACGTGAAATGCTTCAACAACATAGCCGAGTATGAAAGCTTTCTAAAGGGGGGTCGGGGCCGCGCCAAGCCGGAGAACGTGGAGAAAAAGCTGAGGAAAGCCAGGAAAGGTGTAGCGGATCCGGAGAGGATAGAGAAACTCAAGAGGTTGATGGTGAACAACCCgatagagagagaagatggagaggaggggaccagCGGCACTGCCCGCCGTGGTAGAATACAGAAGGCTGCCAAGAATGTCCTGACCAGGATGCCTCGTATGTCGTGAATTATTTCTACCTATTGTAGGCCTGCTTTGAATCCTTTAGTTTTTGGTGGTGTGGTTTCAGATTATTCTTACTTATGATCATTGTCTCACATTGCCACATATTTAGGCAAATTAAAACTCTTCATTGATATGTGGGGCATTATTGATGAGTCAAACTTGTGGTTGACAGCCAGGTGAGTTCTATTTAATGTCTACTTCCTGTTTATACAGTCCATACAGGAAGTCCTCTGGGGGAGCTGCACCGCTGCGTGCAGGAGAGGATCAGGGTGAAAGTTCACATCAGAACCTTCAAGGGGCTCCGTGGAGTGTGTTCTGGCTTCATAGTGGCCTTCGACAAGTTCTGGAACATGGTGAGAGCTCACCACCTTCTCTCGCTCTTACCCGGCCCTTACCCTACCCCTGCCCTCCACCGCCTCTCCACAGGTGGCATGCAGACTAGACTATAGTCTTATGTAAGACAGTGCTCAAATAACCTTACACATCGCTGTCCTTGCTCTCAATTTGTCCCCTCACCCTctattccctctcct
Coding sequences within it:
- the lsm11 gene encoding U7 snRNA-associated Sm-like protein LSm11 isoform X1, with protein sequence MSAFVLKMEERERRGDEQQKCPESEKKERESTSASDATEHTAEEEDDIAAKLDVTSEKFDPLLALYSTTVPLPYPNVKCFNNIAEYESFLKGGRGRAKPENVEKKLRKARKGVADPERIEKLKRLMVNNPIEREDGEEGTSGTARRGRIQKAAKNVLTRMPLHTGSPLGELHRCVQERIRVKVHIRTFKGLRGVCSGFIVAFDKFWNMAMVDVDETYREPLLGEAFYHEKALTVTRLFDKLKLQESAALRECEEKKKQMGKRKAEPFHPPPDTQTRDGRRGDPNRGDPRRRGDPRAVDPRLARATVGPPVGDDPGALGATGKTQGSNVKGQESGTEGPKRRGSQKKEVSQPYGRVHTRHVNQLFIRGENVLLVNLQPL
- the lsm11 gene encoding U7 snRNA-associated Sm-like protein LSm11 isoform X2 gives rise to the protein MSAFVLKMEERERRGDEQQKCPESEKKERESTSASDATEHTAEEEDDIAAKLDVTSEKFDPLLALYSTTVPLPYPNVKCFNNIAEYESFLKGGRGRAKPENVEKKLRKARKGVADPERIEKLKRLMVNNPIEREDGEEGTSGTARRGRIQKAAKNVLTRMPLHTGSPLGELHRCVQERIRVKVHIRTFKGLRGVCSGFIVAFDKFWNMAMVDVDETYREPLLGEAFYHEKALTVTRLFDKLKLQESAALRECEEKKKQMGKRKAEPFHPPPDTQTRDGRRGDPNRGDPRRRGDPRAVDPRLARATVGPPVGDDPGALGATASRGGNLAWNWKPVCSCSLDNSLWSFHAKREQKLAPGLVATLQESYLT